The Oleidesulfovibrio alaskensis DSM 16109 sequence AGTCCCCTGCCCCTCGGGGTGGTGCTTTCGGGCTACTGGCCCATGGGGGTCACGCGTAATCCGCTGCAGCCGCTCAAACAGGGCGAACCCTTCCTCAGTCCCAAGCGTGAACCTTTCTGGGCGCGCCGCTACGGGCAGAATACGTGGATTTTCCCGGGGTGGCCGCTGGATATCACCGCTCATCAGGATGAACTGAAGGCAGCGGGGTATACGATCTTTGTTCATATGAAAGAGCAGCCGCCGCGCGAAGTGCCTGAGCCGTCGCGCAGCAGTTCCTTCAACTGGGATCTGACGCTGCTTTGATGCGTACAGCAAAGACCGGACGGGTATCCGTCCGGTCTTTTTGTATGCAGAGTCCGCAGCGTGTCTTTGCAGCCGGTACGGGCCGGCAGCGGGACAGGTATAAACCTGCATTCAGCGCCACAGTCTGGTGAAGCATTCTTCCACGGCATTTCTGCTGCGCAGTCCGGAAAGCCAGTGTACGGGTATCCAGTCCTGCCCGTGGCGCGCCCCCAGCAGCATGCCCAGAGCAAGACCTCTGGCACAGGAATCCCCGCCGCCCATGACATTTTCCACCAGCGCTTCGGCCGGTGCGTTTTCATACCGGACGGCCAGATGCACCACGCTCATGAACGCGCCCTTCATGCCGCATGCCTGCCCGAAGCGTGATACCGCTTCGCATCCTTCCAGAGCGGCGTGCATGTCGGCAAATGCCAGCCAGTCCTGTGCGGGCAGCTGCGCATAATCAGCCCCGGCAGCCGTGGCGAGCGCCTGCGGAACGTTCTGCCCCTGCAGCAGGGCGTGTGCGGCGCGCGCCATAAATTCCGCACCGTCGGCAACCAGCACGGAGCCGTGAGTCATCAGGCATTGTGCGCGGGCGGCAGCCGCCAGTCTGTCCTCATGGTCTCCCAGTACGGCAAGCAGAGGTGCGACCCGTGACGCGCCGGAAAAATCGGAAGTCACGGCGCCGGTTTTGTCCGGAGGCAGTCCTTCTGTAAACCGTGTCAGCGCATCGCGCGATGCCCTGTCCATATACCCGTTGTAATGCACCATCATCTGCTGCCATCTGGCGGCAAAACGTGCCAGCGAAAAATCGCCGGTTTCCGCCACAGCTTCAAGCAGCAGCAGGGTCTGGTCGCCGTAGTGCGACAGGTCGCCCGCTTCTTTGCCCGCATGGTGGGTGTTCAGGCGCGGGGCAAGCAGTCTGTCCACTCTGCCCAGTTCGCGCGTAATGCGTTCCCGGTCATATTCCCAGTGTGCGCCCAGCGCCAGCGAATCAGCCACAAATGAGGCCAGAATGGCCGAACGGATTTTGCTCATACAGCCCTCCTTGGTCAGAGCCGGTCTGTATTTTTACCTACGGTAAGCCAACAGACAGGCTTTGGCTATGTGCAGAAGGCGTAACTGCGGCAATAAAAAAGGCGGCACCCCGCAGGGTGCCGCCGGAAAGACGCAAAAAACCGTCAGAAAGCTACTGCACAGTACAGGTTTCCTTGGCTGAACGCACGAGGGTGTCTTTCATTTCAGCCACATAGTCTTTTACTTTGTCAGACTTTTTCCATTCCTCGAACATGCTTTTCCATGTGCTGAATTCCATGAAGGATTTGTCCAGCTGCTCTTCGTGCGACTGCACCCAGATGTTAAAGAGCTGCATTTCCAGCTGGAAGACGGAGCTGTCAAAAACTCGCGCCGCCAGATCATTGCGCATGGTGCGGCCTTCCAGACTGGTGGCCACAAAGGTGCAGACGGCGTTGCGCGACGATTCAAAGGTGATTTCTTTATTGTTCAGAAGCTCCAGCATGCCGGCCAGATGAGCATAATCCTTGGTGATATGCTCTTCCGCCTGTTCCGGAACACGGATAAGCAGAGCGGAATCTTCTTCTTCGTTGATAAAATAAAAGCGAAGCCAGTTTTCAAACATCATGACTTCGACAATCTGGTTAAGGGCCTTGCCGAATTCCGTGGACATGAGAACTCCTCGATTCCTGATCTGGCGCGGATTGCGCGTGTGCAGACTATGGACACTCAGCAGGGCGGCGTCAAGTCCAAAATTTCACAAAGTCCGCAGAGCCTGCAGTGCAGTGTTCCGCCGGCGGATACGGCGCCGCCGTCACCCGGCACGGAAAGCCGCAAACACGGAAGAATGCGATATAACGTACCCCGCGGACTTGGACAACTGCCCGGCTTTTGCTATGAATAGTGCTTGCATGTGAGTCGGCTTTGCGGTAATGGGCTTCTCCCTTGCGGCCTTTGCAGGGGATTCCCGCCGCGGTCGCCCGCAATCACATGGCAGGCCTGCCGGTCTGCTGCATACGCGCAAGGCTCTGCCTCGCACCGGAAAAT is a genomic window containing:
- a CDS encoding ADP-ribosylglycohydrolase family protein, translated to MSKIRSAILASFVADSLALGAHWEYDRERITRELGRVDRLLAPRLNTHHAGKEAGDLSHYGDQTLLLLEAVAETGDFSLARFAARWQQMMVHYNGYMDRASRDALTRFTEGLPPDKTGAVTSDFSGASRVAPLLAVLGDHEDRLAAAARAQCLMTHGSVLVADGAEFMARAAHALLQGQNVPQALATAAGADYAQLPAQDWLAFADMHAALEGCEAVSRFGQACGMKGAFMSVVHLAVRYENAPAEALVENVMGGGDSCARGLALGMLLGARHGQDWIPVHWLSGLRSRNAVEECFTRLWR